A genomic segment from Vicia villosa cultivar HV-30 ecotype Madison, WI unplaced genomic scaffold, Vvil1.0 ctg.000470F_1_1, whole genome shotgun sequence encodes:
- the LOC131628678 gene encoding rhamnogalacturonan I rhamnosyltransferase 1, protein MMLLRLAKVSDGKSDHCDSEEMEMGFNVLSDGEMKSRRFIVRPRIKVWMVRAITTVIIWTSVVQLIAIGEFWGPRLLKGMPYCFNHQDESSVVLKASFPAKVVLPPKRIYKNNGYLMVSCNGGLNQMRAAICDMVAIARHLNVTLIVPELDKSSFWADPSEFQDIFDVDNFIASLRDEVRILKQLPPRLKRRVELGLFYSMPPISWSDISYYEKQILPLIRKHKVVHLNRTDARLANNGLPLEIQKLRCRVNFNALRFTSQIEQLGRKIVSILRKKGPFLVLHLRYEMDMLAFSGCTHGCDSNEVEELTTMRYAYPWWKEKVINSELKRKDGLCPLTPEETALILKALDIDHNIQIYIAAGEIFGGERRMAPLRATYPNLVRKETLLEPSDLMYFQNHSSQMAALDYLVSLESDIFVPTYDGNMAKVVEGHRRFLGFKRTIQLDRKHLVPLIDLYTNKSLSWNDFSIKVKKSHAKRMGNPKRRVVIPSRPKEEDYFYSNPYECLPLQDEPLSSI, encoded by the exons ATGATGTTGTTGAGGTTGGCAAAAGTAAGTGATGGAAAAAGTGATCATTGTGATAGTGAGGAGATGGAAATGGGATTCAATGTTTTGAGTGATGGTGAAATGAAGTCTAGGAGGTTTATTGTAAGGCCAAGGATCAAAGTGTGGATGGTGCGTGCTATTACTACTGTGATTATTTGGACTAGTGTGGTTCAGTTGATTGCGATCGGAGAGTTTTGGGGTCCGAGGTTGTTGAAGGGTATGCCTTATTGTTTCAATCATCAAGATGAGTCTTCGGTTGTATTAAAGGCTAGTTTTCCGGCTAAGGTTGTGCTTCCACCGAAAA GGATTTATAAGAACAATGGTTATCTTATGGTTTCTTGCAATGGAGGACTCAACCAAATGAGAGCAGCA ATATGCGACATGGTTGCTATTGCAAGACATTTAAACGTCACTCTCATAGTTCCAGAGCTCGATAAATCGTCTTTCTGGGCAGATCCAAG TGAGTTCCAAGATATATTTGATGTAGATAATTTCATTGCATCCTTAAGAGATGAGGTTAGAATATTAAAGCAACTACCACCTAGGCTCAAGAGAAGAGTTGAATTAGGATTGTTTTATTCTATGCCCCCGATCAGTTGGTCAGATATTTCATACTACGAAAAACAG ATTCTTCCTTTGATACGGAAACACAAGGTCGTGCACCTAAATAGAACCGATGCTCGACTGGCAAACAATGGATTGCCTCTCGAGATTCAAAAGTTGAGATGCCGAGTAAATTTCAATGCATTGAGGTTTACATCTCAGATAGAACAACTTGGTAGAAAGATAGTGAGTATTTTAAGAAAAAAGGGACCTTTCCTTGTACTTCATCTTAGATATGAGATGGATATGTTGGCCTTCTCTGGTTGCACTCATGGATGTGATAGTAACGAGGTCGAGGAACTCACAACAATGag ATATGCTTATCCGTGGTGGAAGGAAAAAGTCATAAATTCCGAACTTAAGAGGAAAGACGGTTTATGTCCGCTGACGCCTGAGGAAACCGCTCTAATACTGAAAGCATTGGACATAGATCATAATATTCAAATTTACATTGCTGCCGGAGAAATATTTGGTGGCGAGAGAAGAATGGCTCCATTACGAGCTACATATCCTAACTTG GTAAGGAAGGAAACTCTGCTCGAACCTTCAGATTTGATGTATTTCCAGAACCACTCATCGCAAATGGCTGCATTGGACTATCTTGTGTCTCTAGAGAGTGATATATTTGTTCCAACGTATGACGGAAACATGGCTAAAGTTGTTGAAGGCCATAGAAG ATTCTTAGGTTTCAAAAGGACTATACAACTTGATAGAAAGCATCTTGTGCCTCTCATAGATCTATATACCAATAAGTCATTAAGTTGGAATGATTTTTCCATTAAGGTGAAGAAATCTCATGCCAAGAGAATGGGGAACCCAAAAAGAAGAGTTGTAATCCCAAGTAGACCCAAAGAAGAAGACTATTTTTATTCCAACCCTTATGAATGCTTGCCACTACAAGATGAACCATTGAGTAGCATATAA